One genomic segment of Sander lucioperca isolate FBNREF2018 chromosome 10, SLUC_FBN_1.2, whole genome shotgun sequence includes these proteins:
- the LOC116049692 gene encoding histone H1-like isoform X1, with product MRRKATAKGAKEKANTNIKARENTQLKVIKQIERPTKTPTGKGLGKAGAKRLGRLLKRAIQDPEKPTVKGKVSLPKTPVRLFKHQIQTEAENAPKTNTAKSASPHVPQLILNVVSQCKHRGGISMEELKQTLAAGGYNVTKNNRRVNVVTQRLVNNDKLVRTTRNVTFRLNNEKQTDKNQVRTSSVKSPRLKGVLKKSKTSTKSSKEAEKRQARKTPKPKGKTRKSAAKSPKPKGMTCKPAAKSPKPKGKTRKPAAKSHKPRQQTPKARRKPPKPTGKKSRSATNCVARVRKAPRKTQRAQRRRPKQNRHPYKSSRKSQQPRPRLKTQQRRVTRRRAYYY from the exons ATGCGGAGGAAAGCCACAGCCAAGGGCGCAAAGGAAAAAGCCAATACCAATATTAAAGCAAGAGAAAATACACAGCTAAAGGTAATAAAACAAATAGAACGACCTACCAAAACTCCGACTGGGAAAGGCCTTGGAAAAGCAGGAGCCAAGCGTTTGGGCCGACTTCTAAAACGAGCCATCCAGGACCCGGAGAAGCCCACCGTGAAGGGAAAAGTTTCTCTGCCAA AGACTCCTGTTCGCCTTTTCAAGCATCAGATTCAAACTGAGGCTGAGAATGCACCCAAGACAAACACTGCAAAGTCGGCCTCACCTCATGTCCCCCAGCTCATCCTCAATGTTGTTTCCCAGTGCAAACACCGAGGTGGCATCTCCATGGAAGAGCTCAAGCAGACGCTGGCTGCTGGAGGCTACAATGTTACCAAGAACAACAGGCGGGTGAACGTGGTGACTCAAAGGCTGGTTAACAATGACAAACTCGTACGAACTACAAGGAATGTAACATTCAGACTCAACAATGAG aaacagacagacaaaaatcaagtaaGGACAAGCAGTGTGAAATCCCCACGACTAAAAGGAGTTCTGAAGAAGAGCAAAACATCCACCAAATCCTCCAAAGAAGCAGAAAAGAGACAAGCCAGAAAGACTCCCAAACCAAAAGGAAAGACTCGTAAGTCAGCAGCCAAATCACCAAAACCAAAAGGCATGACTTGTAAACCAGCAGCCAAATCACCAAAACCAAAAGGCAAGACTCGTAAACCAGCAGCCAAATCGCACAAACCAAGACAGCAGACACCCAAAGCGAGAAGAAAACCACCAAAGCCAACAGGGAAGAAAAGCAGATCTGCAACGAACTGCGTGGCACGGGTTCGAAAGGCACCAAGGAAGACTCAAAGGGCTCAGAGACGTCGACCAAAGCAAAACCGGCATCCGTATAAATCTTCCCGGAAAAGCCAGCAACCAAGGCCAAGACTAAAAACACAGCAACGTCGAGTTACCAGGAGAAGAGCTTACTACTATTAG
- the LOC116049692 gene encoding histone H1-like isoform X3 produces MRRKATAKGAKEKANTNIKARENTQLKVIKQIERPTKTPTGKGLGKAGAKRLGRLLKRAIQDPEKPTVKGKVSLPKTPVRLFKHQIQTEAENAPKTNTAKSASPHVPQLILNVVSQCKHRGGISMEELKQTLAAGGYNVTKNNRRVNVVTQRLVNNDKLVRTTRNVTFRLNNEKQTDKNQVRTSSVKSPRLKGVLKKSKTSTKSSKEAEKRQARKTPKPKGKTRKSAAKSPKPKGKTRKPAAKSHKPRQQTPKARRKPPKPTGKKSRSATNCVARVRKAPRKTQRAQRRRPKQNRHPYKSSRKSQQPRPRLKTQQRRVTRRRAYYY; encoded by the exons ATGCGGAGGAAAGCCACAGCCAAGGGCGCAAAGGAAAAAGCCAATACCAATATTAAAGCAAGAGAAAATACACAGCTAAAGGTAATAAAACAAATAGAACGACCTACCAAAACTCCGACTGGGAAAGGCCTTGGAAAAGCAGGAGCCAAGCGTTTGGGCCGACTTCTAAAACGAGCCATCCAGGACCCGGAGAAGCCCACCGTGAAGGGAAAAGTTTCTCTGCCAA AGACTCCTGTTCGCCTTTTCAAGCATCAGATTCAAACTGAGGCTGAGAATGCACCCAAGACAAACACTGCAAAGTCGGCCTCACCTCATGTCCCCCAGCTCATCCTCAATGTTGTTTCCCAGTGCAAACACCGAGGTGGCATCTCCATGGAAGAGCTCAAGCAGACGCTGGCTGCTGGAGGCTACAATGTTACCAAGAACAACAGGCGGGTGAACGTGGTGACTCAAAGGCTGGTTAACAATGACAAACTCGTACGAACTACAAGGAATGTAACATTCAGACTCAACAATGAG aaacagacagacaaaaatcaagtaaGGACAAGCAGTGTGAAATCCCCACGACTAAAAGGAGTTCTGAAGAAGAGCAAAACATCCACCAAATCCTCCAAAGAAGCAGAAAAGAGACAAGCCAGAAAGACTCCCAAACCAAAAGGAAAGACTCGTAAGTCAGCAGCCAAATCACCAAAACCAAAAG GCAAGACTCGTAAACCAGCAGCCAAATCGCACAAACCAAGACAGCAGACACCCAAAGCGAGAAGAAAACCACCAAAGCCAACAGGGAAGAAAAGCAGATCTGCAACGAACTGCGTGGCACGGGTTCGAAAGGCACCAAGGAAGACTCAAAGGGCTCAGAGACGTCGACCAAAGCAAAACCGGCATCCGTATAAATCTTCCCGGAAAAGCCAGCAACCAAGGCCAAGACTAAAAACACAGCAACGTCGAGTTACCAGGAGAAGAGCTTACTACTATTAG
- the kel gene encoding kell blood group glycoprotein isoform X1, whose protein sequence is MSETPVELELSVQPSAQPESERGLRPPPLFQLPLPTQDPSNIYQQTQLQPELQLSQNQAKPVWINHRRLFLLFLGFCAAIPLLICYMHHILQNRSNNQKDKVVTPCLSPACQWASARLSMSADPFTQPCDYFLFTCGSGRLSPDSGGRQRGQGIPGHPQNQREKAVWPERRGQSKEKDDRGRREEKILDRKTVLLQYLTEILEANDRPGSTAVQKAKGFYYSCLDTKSIETAGAEPFLTLIKKLGGWAVSGQWNQTDFNSTLSLLMRDYATFPFFNLYVGKDPNETARGTIKRYIQIDQPDLLIPIEWNRKTLKSQAKTQTLRPFLASCQTYLALLGALPSSSMFHVGNFMSLSSELAVAAAPLDYRLSKGQLYQRMTIKELQSQAPAIDWLGCLQAAFHQLPLIEDDHVLLHNLPYIVQMSRIIGKWLNKHELNTSGPIHTYMVLNLLHTLIPALDSRFSETEKNLSVALGYTEGVAPRWKHCVLETERGFDSVLTHLLSERTAHRDAEEIIQNIISSFKSKLHELKWTDQKYLQFVMKKVQSLIPRLWTTKQILSEAELDLLFSKVTVGNGTHSFFSNYVQLLSLWQKRLRQLLTEQTEEADILSVTPFILGDELLFPMGMFIPPLFHPTYPRAMNYGAIGFLIAKDILHLILPDIYSQSETVHAVGECVWAHYLNVTEKAGRGGAFSLSAAQQQEVWVQYSALQIALQAYHQSLKNHPSDTSISGLSHTGLFLTSFSQVNCDSDPYHEFMPLESSFLITVICAKSDLCPTSLQCPSKTQQHSLQTC, encoded by the exons ATGAGTGAAACTCCTGTAGAGCTTGAG CTATCAGTCCAGCCATCGGCACAGCCAGAATCGGAGAGGGGGCTACGGCCTCCGCCTCTGTTTCAGCTGCCCCTCCCCACCCAAGATCCCTCCAACATCTATCAACAAACCCAGCTCCAGCCTGAGCTACAGCTATCACAGAACCAAGCCAAGCCAGTGTGGATAAATCATCGAAGGCTGTTTCTCCTCTTTTTGGGGTTTTGTGCTGCCATTCCGCTACTTATTTGCTACATGCATCATATTCTTCAAAATAGGAGCAATAACCAGAAAGACAAAG TAGTGACTCCATGTCTCTCCCCAGCCTGTCAGTGGGCCTCAGCCCGTCTGTCCATGTCTGCTGATCCCTTCACGCAGCCCTGCGATTACTTCTTGTTCACATGTGGATCCGGCAGACTTTCACCAGACAGTGGGGGGAGGCAAAGAGGTCAGGGCATCCCTGGACATCCACAGAACCAGAGGGAAAAGGCAGTGTGgccagagaggagaggacagagtAAAGAGAAAGATGACAGAGGACggagagaggaaaaaatacTGGATAGAAAAACTGTACTGCTGCAGTATCTTACGGAGATCTTGG AAGCAAATGACAGACCGGGTAGTACAGCAGTGCAGAAGGCCAAAGGATTTTACTATTCCTGTTTGGACACCAAATCCATAGAGACAGCTGGAGCAGAACCCTTCCTTACACTCATCAAGAAA CTGGGAGGTTGGGCAGTATCAGGCCAGTGGAATCAGACTGATTTCAACTCCACCCTGAGCCTGCTCATGAGAGACTATGCCACCTTTCCGTTCTTCAACCTCTATGTGGGTAAAGACCCAAATGAAACTGCCCGCGGGACAATCAAAAGATACATACAG ATTGATCAGCCAGATCTGTTGATCCCGATTGAATGGAACAGAAAGACGCTGAAGTCTCAAGCTAAAACTCAG ACGCTACGTCCCTTCTTGGCATCATGTCAGACATACCTGGCACTGTTGGGGGCCCTGCCCAGCAGCAGCATGTTCCATGTGGGCAACTTTATGTCTCTGTCCTCTGAGCTCGCTGTGGCTGCTGCACCTCTGGACTATCGCCTGTCGAAAGGGCAGCTCTATCAGCGCATGACCATCAAAGAGCTACAG AGCCAGGCCCCTGCCATTGATTGGCTGGGCTGTCTGCAGGCCGCTTTCCATCAACTGCCTCTCATCGAAGATGATCACGTCCTTCTGCATAACTTACCCTACATTGTGCAAATGTCCCGCATCATTGGCAAATGGCTGAACAAGCATGAGCTGAACACCAG CGGCCCCATTCATACTTACATGGTCCTTAATCTGCTGCACACCTTGATACCTGCTCTAGACTCCAGGTTTTCTGAAACAGAGAAGAATTTGTCTGTGGCTCTAGGTTACACTGAAGGG GTAGCCCCTCGCTGGAAACACTGTGTGTTAGAGACTGAGAGAGGATTTGACTCAGTTCTTACACACCTTCTCAGTGAAAGGACAGCACACAGAGAC GCAGAGGAAAttattcaaaatataatttcctCCTTCAAGTCCAAATTACATGAACTCAAGTGGACAGATCAGAAGTATCTCCAGTTTGTCATGAAAAAG GTTCAGTCTTTAATTCCAAGACTTTGGACTACAAAACAGATCTTGAGTGAGGCTGAGCTTGACCTGCTATTTTCAAAG GTGACAGTCGGCAATGGCACACATAGCTTCTTCTCCAACTACGTCCAGCTACTGTCCTTGTGGCAAAAGAGACTCCGTCAACTCTTGACTGAGCAGACTGAGGAGGCTGATAT TCTGTCTGTCACACCATTTATCCTGGGTGATGAGCTCCTCTTTCCCATGGGAATGTTTATCCCTCCTCTCTTCCATCCTACTTATCCTAG GGCAATGAATTATGGTGCAATAGGTTTCCTTATCGCCAAAGATATCCTCCACCTGATTCTGCCTGACA TTTACTCTCAAAGTGAGACGGTGCATGCTGTGGGGGAATGTGTGTGGGCTCACTACCTCAATGTGACAGAAAAAGCAGGCCGAGGTGGGGCGTTTTCTCTCTCAGCGGCACAACAGCAGGAGGTGTGGGTGCAGTATTCTGCGCTGCAGATAGCATTGCAG GCTTATCATCAGAGTCTGAAGAACCATCCGAGTGACACTTCCATCTCAGGACTATCACACACTGGTCTGTTTCTCACATCTTTTTCTCAG GTTAACTGTGACTCAGACCCATACCATGAATTCATGCCCTTGGAGTCCTCCTTCTTGATTACAGTGATTTGTGCCAAATCTGACCTGTGTCCTACAAGCCTGCAGTGCCCCAGTAAAACCCAGCAGCATTCATTACAAACATGCTGA
- the kel gene encoding kell blood group glycoprotein isoform X2: protein MSETPVELELSVQPSAQPESERGLRPPPLFQLPLPTQDPSNIYQQTQLQPELQLSQNQAKPVWINHRRLFLLFLGFCAAIPLLICYMHHILQNRSNNQKDKVTPCLSPACQWASARLSMSADPFTQPCDYFLFTCGSGRLSPDSGGRQRGQGIPGHPQNQREKAVWPERRGQSKEKDDRGRREEKILDRKTVLLQYLTEILEANDRPGSTAVQKAKGFYYSCLDTKSIETAGAEPFLTLIKKLGGWAVSGQWNQTDFNSTLSLLMRDYATFPFFNLYVGKDPNETARGTIKRYIQIDQPDLLIPIEWNRKTLKSQAKTQTLRPFLASCQTYLALLGALPSSSMFHVGNFMSLSSELAVAAAPLDYRLSKGQLYQRMTIKELQSQAPAIDWLGCLQAAFHQLPLIEDDHVLLHNLPYIVQMSRIIGKWLNKHELNTSGPIHTYMVLNLLHTLIPALDSRFSETEKNLSVALGYTEGVAPRWKHCVLETERGFDSVLTHLLSERTAHRDAEEIIQNIISSFKSKLHELKWTDQKYLQFVMKKVQSLIPRLWTTKQILSEAELDLLFSKVTVGNGTHSFFSNYVQLLSLWQKRLRQLLTEQTEEADILSVTPFILGDELLFPMGMFIPPLFHPTYPRAMNYGAIGFLIAKDILHLILPDIYSQSETVHAVGECVWAHYLNVTEKAGRGGAFSLSAAQQQEVWVQYSALQIALQAYHQSLKNHPSDTSISGLSHTGLFLTSFSQVNCDSDPYHEFMPLESSFLITVICAKSDLCPTSLQCPSKTQQHSLQTC from the exons ATGAGTGAAACTCCTGTAGAGCTTGAG CTATCAGTCCAGCCATCGGCACAGCCAGAATCGGAGAGGGGGCTACGGCCTCCGCCTCTGTTTCAGCTGCCCCTCCCCACCCAAGATCCCTCCAACATCTATCAACAAACCCAGCTCCAGCCTGAGCTACAGCTATCACAGAACCAAGCCAAGCCAGTGTGGATAAATCATCGAAGGCTGTTTCTCCTCTTTTTGGGGTTTTGTGCTGCCATTCCGCTACTTATTTGCTACATGCATCATATTCTTCAAAATAGGAGCAATAACCAGAAAGACAAAG TGACTCCATGTCTCTCCCCAGCCTGTCAGTGGGCCTCAGCCCGTCTGTCCATGTCTGCTGATCCCTTCACGCAGCCCTGCGATTACTTCTTGTTCACATGTGGATCCGGCAGACTTTCACCAGACAGTGGGGGGAGGCAAAGAGGTCAGGGCATCCCTGGACATCCACAGAACCAGAGGGAAAAGGCAGTGTGgccagagaggagaggacagagtAAAGAGAAAGATGACAGAGGACggagagaggaaaaaatacTGGATAGAAAAACTGTACTGCTGCAGTATCTTACGGAGATCTTGG AAGCAAATGACAGACCGGGTAGTACAGCAGTGCAGAAGGCCAAAGGATTTTACTATTCCTGTTTGGACACCAAATCCATAGAGACAGCTGGAGCAGAACCCTTCCTTACACTCATCAAGAAA CTGGGAGGTTGGGCAGTATCAGGCCAGTGGAATCAGACTGATTTCAACTCCACCCTGAGCCTGCTCATGAGAGACTATGCCACCTTTCCGTTCTTCAACCTCTATGTGGGTAAAGACCCAAATGAAACTGCCCGCGGGACAATCAAAAGATACATACAG ATTGATCAGCCAGATCTGTTGATCCCGATTGAATGGAACAGAAAGACGCTGAAGTCTCAAGCTAAAACTCAG ACGCTACGTCCCTTCTTGGCATCATGTCAGACATACCTGGCACTGTTGGGGGCCCTGCCCAGCAGCAGCATGTTCCATGTGGGCAACTTTATGTCTCTGTCCTCTGAGCTCGCTGTGGCTGCTGCACCTCTGGACTATCGCCTGTCGAAAGGGCAGCTCTATCAGCGCATGACCATCAAAGAGCTACAG AGCCAGGCCCCTGCCATTGATTGGCTGGGCTGTCTGCAGGCCGCTTTCCATCAACTGCCTCTCATCGAAGATGATCACGTCCTTCTGCATAACTTACCCTACATTGTGCAAATGTCCCGCATCATTGGCAAATGGCTGAACAAGCATGAGCTGAACACCAG CGGCCCCATTCATACTTACATGGTCCTTAATCTGCTGCACACCTTGATACCTGCTCTAGACTCCAGGTTTTCTGAAACAGAGAAGAATTTGTCTGTGGCTCTAGGTTACACTGAAGGG GTAGCCCCTCGCTGGAAACACTGTGTGTTAGAGACTGAGAGAGGATTTGACTCAGTTCTTACACACCTTCTCAGTGAAAGGACAGCACACAGAGAC GCAGAGGAAAttattcaaaatataatttcctCCTTCAAGTCCAAATTACATGAACTCAAGTGGACAGATCAGAAGTATCTCCAGTTTGTCATGAAAAAG GTTCAGTCTTTAATTCCAAGACTTTGGACTACAAAACAGATCTTGAGTGAGGCTGAGCTTGACCTGCTATTTTCAAAG GTGACAGTCGGCAATGGCACACATAGCTTCTTCTCCAACTACGTCCAGCTACTGTCCTTGTGGCAAAAGAGACTCCGTCAACTCTTGACTGAGCAGACTGAGGAGGCTGATAT TCTGTCTGTCACACCATTTATCCTGGGTGATGAGCTCCTCTTTCCCATGGGAATGTTTATCCCTCCTCTCTTCCATCCTACTTATCCTAG GGCAATGAATTATGGTGCAATAGGTTTCCTTATCGCCAAAGATATCCTCCACCTGATTCTGCCTGACA TTTACTCTCAAAGTGAGACGGTGCATGCTGTGGGGGAATGTGTGTGGGCTCACTACCTCAATGTGACAGAAAAAGCAGGCCGAGGTGGGGCGTTTTCTCTCTCAGCGGCACAACAGCAGGAGGTGTGGGTGCAGTATTCTGCGCTGCAGATAGCATTGCAG GCTTATCATCAGAGTCTGAAGAACCATCCGAGTGACACTTCCATCTCAGGACTATCACACACTGGTCTGTTTCTCACATCTTTTTCTCAG GTTAACTGTGACTCAGACCCATACCATGAATTCATGCCCTTGGAGTCCTCCTTCTTGATTACAGTGATTTGTGCCAAATCTGACCTGTGTCCTACAAGCCTGCAGTGCCCCAGTAAAACCCAGCAGCATTCATTACAAACATGCTGA
- the emg1 gene encoding ribosomal RNA small subunit methyltransferase NEP1, producing the protein MAAPNEKKRGLEHLDEYEPKPAKHLRSLHDRMAERRLVVILEGASLETVKVGKTFELLNCDQHKNMIVKSGRNPGHIRPDITHQCLLMLMDSPLNRAGLLQVYIHTEKNALIEINPQTRIPRTFTRFCGLMVQLLHKLSVRAADGPQKLLRMIKNPVSDHLPPGCPRISTSFSAAGEAVCPRSLVPEGPAAVVVGAFAHGAVNVDYTEKTVSISNYPLSAALTCAKMCSAFEEVWGVV; encoded by the exons ATGGCGGCTCCTAATGAGAAGAAGCGTGGTCTTGAACATTTGGACGAATATGAACCAAAACCAGCCAAACATCTCCGCAGCCTGCACGACCGTATGGCAGAGAGGAGACTAGTTGTTATTCTGGAGGGAGCATCGTTAGAAACAGTGAAG GTCGGAAAAACCTTTGAGCTGTTAAACTGTGACCAACACAAAAATATGATCGTCAAAAGTGGAAGGAATCCGGGACATATAAGACCAGACATCACACATCAG TGTCTGCTCATGTTGATGGACAGTCCACTGAACAGGGCAGGCCTTTTACAGGTTTACATCCACACAGAGAAAAATGCCTTAATAGAGATCAACCCACAGACCCGCATCCCAAGAACCTTCACTCGCTTCTGTGGCCTTATGG TTCAGCTGCTGCACAAGCTGAGTGTCAGGGCTGCTGATGGTCCTCAGAAGCTTCTGAGGATGATTAAAAACCCAGTGTCTGACCACCTGCCTCCTGGCTGCCCCCGCATATCCAcctccttctctgctgccgGAGAGGCTGTCTGTCCTCGGTCTTTGGTGCCAGAAGGGCCAGCTGCAGTGGTGGTTGGAGCATTTGCACATGGAGCG GTGAATGTGGACTACACAGAGAAGACGGTGTCCATCAGTAACTACCCCCTCTCTGCGGCACTGACCTGTGCCAAGATGTGCTCTGCTTTCGAGGAAGTGTGGGGTGTCGTGTGA
- the LOC116049692 gene encoding histone H1-like isoform X4, giving the protein MRRKATAKGAKEKANTNIKARENTQLKVIKQIERPTKTPTGKGLGKAGAKRLGRLLKRAIQDPEKPTVKGKVSLPKTPVRLFKHQIQTEAENAPKTNTAKSASPHVPQLILNVVSQCKHRGGISMEELKQTLAAGGYNVTKNNRRVNVVTQRLVNNDKLVRTTRNVTFRLNNEKQTDKNQVRTSSVKSPRLKGVLKKSKTSTKSSKEAEKRQARKTPKPKGKTRKSAAKSPKPKGKTPKARRKPPKPTGKKSRSATNCVARVRKAPRKTQRAQRRRPKQNRHPYKSSRKSQQPRPRLKTQQRRVTRRRAYYY; this is encoded by the exons ATGCGGAGGAAAGCCACAGCCAAGGGCGCAAAGGAAAAAGCCAATACCAATATTAAAGCAAGAGAAAATACACAGCTAAAGGTAATAAAACAAATAGAACGACCTACCAAAACTCCGACTGGGAAAGGCCTTGGAAAAGCAGGAGCCAAGCGTTTGGGCCGACTTCTAAAACGAGCCATCCAGGACCCGGAGAAGCCCACCGTGAAGGGAAAAGTTTCTCTGCCAA AGACTCCTGTTCGCCTTTTCAAGCATCAGATTCAAACTGAGGCTGAGAATGCACCCAAGACAAACACTGCAAAGTCGGCCTCACCTCATGTCCCCCAGCTCATCCTCAATGTTGTTTCCCAGTGCAAACACCGAGGTGGCATCTCCATGGAAGAGCTCAAGCAGACGCTGGCTGCTGGAGGCTACAATGTTACCAAGAACAACAGGCGGGTGAACGTGGTGACTCAAAGGCTGGTTAACAATGACAAACTCGTACGAACTACAAGGAATGTAACATTCAGACTCAACAATGAG aaacagacagacaaaaatcaagtaaGGACAAGCAGTGTGAAATCCCCACGACTAAAAGGAGTTCTGAAGAAGAGCAAAACATCCACCAAATCCTCCAAAGAAGCAGAAAAGAGACAAGCCAGAAAGACTCCCAAACCAAAAGGAAAGACTCGTAAGTCAGCAGCCAAATCACCAAAACCAAAAGGCA AGACACCCAAAGCGAGAAGAAAACCACCAAAGCCAACAGGGAAGAAAAGCAGATCTGCAACGAACTGCGTGGCACGGGTTCGAAAGGCACCAAGGAAGACTCAAAGGGCTCAGAGACGTCGACCAAAGCAAAACCGGCATCCGTATAAATCTTCCCGGAAAAGCCAGCAACCAAGGCCAAGACTAAAAACACAGCAACGTCGAGTTACCAGGAGAAGAGCTTACTACTATTAG
- the LOC116049692 gene encoding histone H1-like isoform X2, whose protein sequence is MRRKATAKGAKEKANTNIKARENTQLKVIKQIERPTKTPTGKGLGKAGAKRLGRLLKRAIQDPEKPTVKGKVSLPKTPVRLFKHQIQTEAENAPKTNTAKSASPHVPQLILNVVSQCKHRGGISMEELKQTLAAGGYNVTKNNRRVNVVTQRLVNNDKLVRTTRNVTFRLNNEKNQVRTSSVKSPRLKGVLKKSKTSTKSSKEAEKRQARKTPKPKGKTRKSAAKSPKPKGMTCKPAAKSPKPKGKTRKPAAKSHKPRQQTPKARRKPPKPTGKKSRSATNCVARVRKAPRKTQRAQRRRPKQNRHPYKSSRKSQQPRPRLKTQQRRVTRRRAYYY, encoded by the exons ATGCGGAGGAAAGCCACAGCCAAGGGCGCAAAGGAAAAAGCCAATACCAATATTAAAGCAAGAGAAAATACACAGCTAAAGGTAATAAAACAAATAGAACGACCTACCAAAACTCCGACTGGGAAAGGCCTTGGAAAAGCAGGAGCCAAGCGTTTGGGCCGACTTCTAAAACGAGCCATCCAGGACCCGGAGAAGCCCACCGTGAAGGGAAAAGTTTCTCTGCCAA AGACTCCTGTTCGCCTTTTCAAGCATCAGATTCAAACTGAGGCTGAGAATGCACCCAAGACAAACACTGCAAAGTCGGCCTCACCTCATGTCCCCCAGCTCATCCTCAATGTTGTTTCCCAGTGCAAACACCGAGGTGGCATCTCCATGGAAGAGCTCAAGCAGACGCTGGCTGCTGGAGGCTACAATGTTACCAAGAACAACAGGCGGGTGAACGTGGTGACTCAAAGGCTGGTTAACAATGACAAACTCGTACGAACTACAAGGAATGTAACATTCAGACTCAACAATGAG aaaaatcaagtaaGGACAAGCAGTGTGAAATCCCCACGACTAAAAGGAGTTCTGAAGAAGAGCAAAACATCCACCAAATCCTCCAAAGAAGCAGAAAAGAGACAAGCCAGAAAGACTCCCAAACCAAAAGGAAAGACTCGTAAGTCAGCAGCCAAATCACCAAAACCAAAAGGCATGACTTGTAAACCAGCAGCCAAATCACCAAAACCAAAAGGCAAGACTCGTAAACCAGCAGCCAAATCGCACAAACCAAGACAGCAGACACCCAAAGCGAGAAGAAAACCACCAAAGCCAACAGGGAAGAAAAGCAGATCTGCAACGAACTGCGTGGCACGGGTTCGAAAGGCACCAAGGAAGACTCAAAGGGCTCAGAGACGTCGACCAAAGCAAAACCGGCATCCGTATAAATCTTCCCGGAAAAGCCAGCAACCAAGGCCAAGACTAAAAACACAGCAACGTCGAGTTACCAGGAGAAGAGCTTACTACTATTAG